From the Candidatus Krumholzibacteriota bacterium genome, one window contains:
- a CDS encoding oligosaccharide flippase family protein, which yields MSFSKIGIAMSWNVVAKLARFVAGPAAYIIIVRSLGEYRWGILSVLKSVTGFAFIIIMMGGGKGLLKFLPELRVRGGMKQFLNTVKKLFVIQTLVWLIMILAVWLLSDTIEGIYDVESGSFRFLLVVAVGFILFQVMMTVIMNILQSWYETKLLSFVLIGGNVSYLLLLLLFINFFDLGIMGVFLAGGISNALMVLLLFPKASGLVTREKEESPDVPGLDKFIKFSLPFVITGILNQIVWRQSEVLFLGHFTGMVEAGYFELAYRIPQMVLEFIPLSIWPLVMAGISESYSRDKKSLPRAVDLYFRLIYIIIIPITVMGFAFSKELIPLLYGVKMTPAGTYTQLFFIVFSYSFLYTPVSMALYVMGKSWVNMLVFLFLAILNICLDIVLIPAFGLLGAFVPVAFVLFVAVVIFNIVIKRFGRDIKVPIKFISKCYLAAVPAGLLVFTASIWNSPVMLALQVIVGCILVILGFRWMKIIGDREREIIMKLPIPFKEIIISVF from the coding sequence GTGAGTTTTTCTAAAATAGGCATTGCTATGTCCTGGAATGTAGTTGCCAAGCTGGCAAGATTCGTCGCCGGCCCCGCAGCTTACATTATTATTGTAAGAAGCCTTGGAGAATACCGGTGGGGTATTTTGAGTGTCTTAAAATCTGTAACGGGATTCGCGTTTATTATCATAATGATGGGTGGAGGAAAAGGACTGCTCAAGTTTCTCCCTGAATTAAGAGTGAGAGGGGGGATGAAGCAGTTTCTAAATACAGTCAAAAAATTGTTTGTAATACAAACTCTTGTCTGGCTGATTATGATTCTTGCCGTCTGGTTATTATCGGACACTATAGAAGGTATATATGATGTGGAAAGCGGCAGTTTTCGGTTTCTACTTGTTGTTGCTGTAGGGTTCATACTATTTCAGGTAATGATGACCGTGATTATGAACATCCTGCAGTCATGGTATGAGACCAAATTACTGAGTTTTGTACTTATTGGAGGGAATGTCAGTTATCTGTTATTACTCCTGTTGTTTATAAACTTCTTTGATTTGGGAATCATGGGTGTTTTTCTCGCCGGTGGTATTTCAAACGCCTTAATGGTTCTTTTGCTATTCCCTAAAGCATCCGGTCTGGTCACGAGAGAAAAGGAAGAATCGCCGGATGTGCCCGGATTGGATAAGTTTATAAAGTTTTCATTACCTTTCGTCATAACCGGTATACTCAATCAAATTGTATGGAGGCAGTCTGAAGTATTATTTCTCGGACATTTTACAGGAATGGTGGAAGCCGGATATTTTGAGCTTGCCTATAGAATCCCACAGATGGTTCTTGAATTCATTCCACTTTCTATCTGGCCGTTGGTTATGGCGGGAATATCAGAATCGTATTCCAGGGATAAAAAAAGTCTGCCAAGGGCGGTTGATTTGTATTTCAGGCTCATTTATATAATAATTATTCCTATTACAGTTATGGGTTTTGCTTTCTCTAAAGAGCTGATTCCCCTTCTGTATGGCGTAAAAATGACCCCGGCAGGCACTTACACTCAGCTCTTTTTTATTGTATTTTCATATTCATTTCTCTATACTCCAGTAAGCATGGCTCTTTATGTCATGGGTAAAAGCTGGGTTAACATGTTAGTCTTTTTATTCTTGGCTATCTTGAACATTTGTTTAGATATCGTACTTATCCCGGCTTTTGGTTTGTTGGGCGCTTTTGTGCCTGTCGCGTTTGTTCTCTTTGTTGCTGTCGTAATATTCAATATTGTAATTAAGAGGTTTGGTAGAGATATCAAGGTGCCGATAAAGTTTATATCAAAATGTTACTTAGCCGCTGTTCCAGCGGGATTACTCGTGTTCACAGCATCAATATGGAATAGTCCGGTAATGCTTGCTTTACAAGTTATCGTTGGGTGTATCCTGGTCATTCTTGGATTCAGATGGATGAAAATTATAGGTGACAGGGAGAGAGAAATAATAATGAAATTGCCTATTCCTTTTAAAGAAATTATTATCTCGGTTTTTTAG
- a CDS encoding CpsD/CapB family tyrosine-protein kinase, giving the protein MSKIFDALRKAEKRGGRQSGNIRKRKKPLRKASNVNKSNFLQGMDEDFRRSLLTLRNSVDSEMKDKGTKVIMFTSAIEGEGKSTIAVFLARMIAVNQLEKILILDCAVRNPQIHNFFGISGKKGIIDYLSDEAKFSDIIQTVDEMVLDIIPIGRTADRSVIQPLFRSDRMRALISEVAENYDYIFVDTSSILSAPETPILSSLMDGVIMVVQAGRTKREVIRRAVMNVNKQGGEFVGSVLNRKKYYIPEFIYKRV; this is encoded by the coding sequence GTGAGTAAGATTTTTGACGCGCTCAGAAAGGCGGAAAAGAGGGGCGGAAGGCAGAGCGGGAATATCCGAAAAAGAAAAAAGCCTTTGAGAAAAGCGTCAAATGTTAATAAAAGTAATTTTCTTCAGGGAATGGATGAAGACTTCCGTCGATCTTTATTGACACTTAGAAATTCAGTCGATTCTGAAATGAAGGATAAAGGAACAAAAGTAATAATGTTCACGAGCGCCATCGAGGGTGAAGGAAAAAGTACTATTGCTGTTTTTCTGGCAAGGATGATTGCTGTTAATCAGCTGGAAAAAATACTTATATTGGATTGTGCCGTCAGAAACCCTCAGATACATAATTTCTTTGGGATCAGTGGTAAAAAGGGTATTATCGATTATTTATCGGATGAAGCTAAATTTTCTGATATAATACAAACTGTAGATGAAATGGTGCTGGATATAATTCCAATCGGCAGAACCGCCGACAGAAGTGTAATTCAGCCGCTTTTCCGTTCCGACAGGATGAGGGCTCTAATAAGCGAAGTGGCTGAAAATTATGATTATATTTTTGTGGATACTTCATCAATTCTCAGTGCGCCGGAAACACCGATATTGAGTTCCCTTATGGATGGAGTAATAATGGTTGTACAGGCCGGCCGTACAAAGCGAGAGGTTATAAGAAGAGCGGTGATGAACGTAAATAAACAAGGGGGAGAATTTGTCGGGTCTGTTCTTAACAGAAAGAAGTATTATATACCCGAGTTTATTTATAAACGTGTGTAA
- a CDS encoding sugar transferase — translation MAGCPKLQQAEAGRREGDQSLKEFSLSKAEEKRLYRVTKRISDVIIAVAILLLVLPLIPVIIILIKIDTKGPLLFKQKRIGKDGREFNLYKFRSMVEGADNTVESLRQLSDSEGPIFKLKNDPRITSVGCFLRRSSLDELPQLINVLKGEMSIVGPRPNLPSEVAQYLSWQKKRLDVKPGITCFWQIAGRSHIGFHEWMRLDLQYIEKRGFRTDLMIILKTFPAVIERKGAY, via the coding sequence ATGGCTGGTTGCCCGAAGCTACAACAAGCTGAAGCAGGACGCAGAGAAGGGGATCAGAGTCTGAAAGAATTTTCTTTATCGAAAGCAGAAGAAAAACGATTGTATCGTGTTACTAAGAGAATTTCTGATGTAATTATAGCCGTTGCAATCCTTTTGCTTGTTCTTCCATTGATACCGGTTATTATTATTTTGATAAAGATCGACACTAAGGGCCCCCTTCTTTTCAAACAAAAGAGAATCGGAAAAGACGGCAGAGAATTTAATCTATACAAGTTCCGTTCGATGGTTGAAGGAGCTGACAATACCGTAGAGTCACTCAGGCAACTAAGCGATAGTGAAGGGCCTATATTTAAATTGAAAAATGACCCGAGAATTACGAGTGTTGGTTGTTTCTTGAGACGTTCTAGTCTTGATGAACTTCCTCAGTTAATTAACGTATTAAAAGGCGAGATGAGTATTGTGGGTCCAAGGCCGAATTTACCGTCTGAAGTGGCGCAATATTTATCGTGGCAGAAAAAAAGGCTTGATGTCAAACCTGGGATTACTTGTTTCTGGCAGATTGCGGGTAGAAGCCATATTGGCTTTCATGAATGGATGAGGCTTGACCTCCAATATATCGAGAAAAGAGGTTTTCGAACGGATTTAATGATCATATTAAAGACTTTTCCGGCAGTAATTGAAAGGAAAGGCGCTTATTAA
- the phoU gene encoding phosphate signaling complex protein PhoU translates to MKIHLRKEIDQLKKELLSLSSIVENNLEEAVSALIEREPEKARDVMSRDSKVDLKEVEIEEECLKVLALHQPVAIDLRLIVSIMKINDNLERIGDLATNIAERAAFLSTRSECEISMDFAKMSGKVISMLSRALDSLVKEDPKLAWEVCGDDDEVDNMNRNMYIAVQEGIKKHPHMMEEIIHMLSVSRHLERIGDLATNIAEDVIYMIEGRIVRHNPENY, encoded by the coding sequence TTGAAGATACACTTAAGAAAAGAGATAGATCAATTGAAGAAAGAACTGCTGAGTCTCAGTTCGATTGTAGAAAACAATCTCGAAGAAGCAGTCAGCGCGCTTATCGAAAGAGAACCTGAGAAAGCCCGGGATGTAATGAGCAGGGATTCAAAGGTCGATCTCAAGGAAGTTGAAATAGAAGAGGAATGCTTAAAGGTACTGGCTCTTCACCAGCCCGTTGCCATTGACCTCCGGCTGATAGTATCGATAATGAAGATCAATGATAACCTGGAGAGAATAGGAGACCTGGCCACCAATATAGCAGAGAGGGCCGCTTTCCTGTCCACCAGGAGCGAGTGCGAGATAAGTATGGACTTTGCTAAGATGTCAGGGAAGGTTATATCCATGCTTTCCAGAGCTCTCGATTCGTTGGTTAAGGAGGATCCCAAACTGGCGTGGGAGGTCTGCGGCGATGATGATGAAGTTGATAATATGAACAGGAATATGTACATAGCGGTTCAGGAAGGAATAAAGAAGCATCCCCATATGATGGAGGAAATTATACACATGCTTTCTGTTTCAAGGCACCTCGAGAGAATAGGAGACCTGGCAACCAATATCGCCGAGGATGTTATATACATGATCGAGGGAAGGATAGTTCGCCACAATCCGGAGAATTACTAA
- a CDS encoding glycosyltransferase family 4 protein, which produces MKNNNFKKSPLVVYYCDASYTGGAEKYLYYLAKFISSERFRTHVIFDQDSSADKFVSLLSDEGLPFTDLSETKNPEKAKYSRLAGLLRKLKPDILHINLPGPFDAGYSLIAPLARIVRVKNIVSTEHLPMVSSFTKSRLLKGLGTRFINRVITVSYDNKMHIVRNHHIPERKIRVIYNGIPDPGKNIDYSLDSSGKKECGKRFNLVIVGSLEERKGQADAVKLMKRLPDYVNLYIVGDGEAKPELEELCSNLRLEERVNFTGFIENMFDFLSGMDLMIHPSRVDATPYVILEAMAVGLPVVASGIYGIPELIQDKRNGILTKPGDVGALAEAVMLLLGDRELYIDMSRSARERFLHKFTIENCIKDTVNIYNDLLNSS; this is translated from the coding sequence ATGAAAAATAATAATTTCAAGAAGTCTCCTTTGGTAGTTTATTACTGCGATGCTTCCTATACAGGGGGAGCGGAGAAATATCTGTATTATCTGGCTAAGTTCATCTCCTCTGAACGATTCCGAACCCATGTTATTTTTGATCAGGATTCATCGGCTGACAAATTTGTTTCCCTGCTTTCAGATGAAGGATTGCCTTTTACAGACTTATCAGAAACTAAAAATCCCGAGAAGGCAAAATACTCAAGGTTAGCGGGATTACTCCGAAAGTTAAAACCGGATATCCTGCATATAAATCTACCCGGACCTTTTGACGCTGGATATAGTCTTATCGCCCCGCTAGCGCGCATCGTCCGAGTAAAGAACATTGTTTCAACAGAACACCTTCCGATGGTCAGCTCTTTTACTAAATCGCGTCTTCTTAAAGGATTAGGCACAAGGTTTATCAATCGTGTTATAACTGTAAGTTACGATAATAAGATGCATATTGTCCGAAACCATCATATACCTGAAAGGAAAATCAGAGTCATATACAACGGCATTCCCGACCCCGGGAAAAATATTGATTACAGCCTCGATTCTTCCGGAAAGAAGGAATGCGGGAAAAGATTTAATCTTGTAATAGTTGGTTCTCTTGAGGAAAGAAAGGGACAGGCAGATGCTGTTAAATTAATGAAGAGATTGCCGGATTATGTCAATTTATACATTGTTGGAGATGGGGAAGCCAAACCTGAATTGGAAGAGTTATGCTCAAATTTAAGACTTGAAGAACGTGTTAATTTTACTGGATTCATAGAAAATATGTTTGATTTTTTAAGTGGGATGGATCTAATGATTCACCCCTCAAGAGTTGATGCCACACCATACGTAATTTTAGAAGCGATGGCTGTAGGTCTACCCGTAGTCGCGAGCGGTATTTATGGTATACCGGAATTAATCCAAGACAAAAGAAACGGAATTCTCACTAAGCCGGGAGATGTTGGCGCTCTTGCCGAAGCTGTCATGTTACTGCTGGGTGACAGGGAATTATACATCGATATGTCGCGAAGTGCCAGAGAACGTTTTCTCCATAAATTCACAATTGAAAATTGTATTAAGGATACGGTTAATATATACAATGACCTTCTAAATTCTTCTTGA
- a CDS encoding EamA family transporter: protein MLKNMLMIILTVILNTAGQFMIKAGVNEIVSKTGKIDFSNLLSWLLKAAVNGFVLGGFFSYALSAVLWIVILSRAQLSWAFPMVSLSYVITALVAPVLLNEAFSYMRFIGILIICLGVFFVSRT, encoded by the coding sequence ATGCTTAAAAATATGTTGATGATAATACTTACGGTAATATTGAATACAGCCGGACAATTTATGATAAAAGCGGGTGTTAATGAAATAGTCAGTAAAACGGGGAAGATTGATTTTAGCAATCTCCTCAGCTGGTTATTAAAAGCGGCTGTCAATGGATTTGTACTTGGCGGATTTTTTTCTTACGCTCTAAGCGCCGTGTTGTGGATTGTCATCCTCTCAAGAGCTCAACTCAGCTGGGCGTTTCCTATGGTAAGCCTGTCATATGTGATTACAGCACTGGTAGCTCCGGTGCTTTTAAATGAGGCATTTTCTTACATGAGGTTCATTGGAATATTAATAATTTGTCTCGGCGTCTTTTTTGTTAGCAGGACTTAG
- a CDS encoding DUF3108 domain-containing protein, whose amino-acid sequence MKYRLLVIGILIVELLSIFTLTGSVNAVSSDQQSSEDSLWADSEEGKEYDNNVEGYEIVKPVPEVVPFGVGEKFEFSLQYGLIYAGDATLEIRNIAVLDSVKSYHIFSTARSNRAFDLVFKVRDHHESFMDYDNLYSLRFEKHIREGKFRKDEIVDFEQENHLAVYKDKNVMIPPNTHDFLTAFYFIRTVPLIPGQAVFLANHSGKKNYPIYVKVIRKEEVSVPAGDFKCVVIEPVLKTSGIFKQSGKLTIWLTDDTVKMPVLLRSKVLVGSFEARLKRYELTDKEHRVPDISRRAVNVR is encoded by the coding sequence ATGAAATATAGATTACTGGTAATTGGAATTCTGATCGTTGAATTATTATCAATATTTACACTGACCGGTAGTGTAAATGCCGTATCATCGGATCAACAGAGCAGTGAAGACAGCTTATGGGCAGATAGTGAGGAAGGCAAGGAATATGATAATAATGTTGAAGGGTATGAAATCGTAAAACCCGTTCCGGAGGTAGTTCCTTTCGGCGTAGGGGAAAAGTTTGAATTTTCCCTTCAATACGGGTTAATATATGCCGGAGATGCTACTCTGGAAATTAGAAATATAGCTGTTCTGGATTCTGTAAAGAGTTATCATATCTTTTCGACGGCAAGATCGAATAGAGCTTTTGACCTTGTTTTTAAGGTTCGCGATCATCATGAATCATTTATGGATTACGACAATCTGTATTCTCTCAGATTCGAAAAACACATCCGCGAAGGAAAATTCCGTAAAGACGAAATAGTTGATTTCGAACAGGAAAATCATTTGGCTGTTTACAAGGATAAAAATGTAATGATACCGCCGAATACACACGATTTTCTAACTGCTTTTTATTTTATTAGGACCGTTCCGTTGATTCCAGGGCAGGCAGTGTTTCTGGCTAATCATAGCGGTAAAAAGAATTATCCTATCTATGTCAAGGTGATAAGGAAAGAAGAAGTAAGTGTGCCTGCAGGAGATTTCAAGTGCGTAGTAATAGAACCGGTACTAAAGACAAGCGGCATTTTTAAGCAAAGTGGAAAATTGACAATCTGGCTGACTGATGATACTGTCAAAATGCCCGTTTTACTGCGTTCAAAGGTGTTGGTTGGATCCTTTGAAGCCAGGTTAAAGAGATACGAACTAACTGATAAGGAGCACCGGGTTCCGGATATTTCAAGGAGAGCTGTTAATGTCAGGTAA
- a CDS encoding XrtA/PEP-CTERM system-associated ATPase has protein sequence MYEEFYGFKELPFNVTPDPKFLYRSSSHRDALAYITYGVFQKKGFIALTGEVGVGKTTVVNAFVDLFNPSVEVSFVFSTKFPFEQLLYLICNDFGLDVEGMNKAQMLLKLNRFLIEQYEKNRNTVLIIDEAQNLSPEALEELRMLSNLETRNKKLLQIMLVGQPELETILNLKKLRQLRQRIPLLFRIPVLSHDDLSKYVDYRLKVAGRGSKSPHFTKDSIEEIYHYSKGIPRLINVLCDRVLLAGYVSNVRTINAAIVREGIRDLENETVHTTGRISKTM, from the coding sequence ATGTACGAAGAATTTTACGGTTTTAAGGAACTTCCATTCAATGTAACTCCTGACCCGAAATTTTTATACAGGAGCAGCAGTCATAGAGACGCTCTTGCTTATATAACTTACGGAGTTTTCCAGAAAAAAGGCTTTATCGCTTTAACAGGTGAGGTCGGTGTTGGTAAGACAACTGTTGTCAATGCTTTTGTGGACTTATTTAATCCTTCGGTCGAAGTCTCTTTTGTTTTTTCTACTAAATTTCCGTTTGAACAGCTTCTTTATTTAATTTGCAATGATTTCGGATTGGATGTTGAAGGAATGAACAAAGCGCAAATGCTTTTGAAGCTGAACAGGTTTTTAATTGAACAGTACGAAAAGAATAGAAATACAGTGCTTATAATAGATGAAGCCCAGAATCTTTCACCAGAGGCTCTTGAGGAGCTTCGAATGTTGTCTAACCTCGAGACAAGAAATAAAAAACTTCTGCAGATTATGCTAGTCGGGCAGCCCGAGCTTGAGACGATTTTAAACCTCAAGAAACTTCGCCAGCTTAGACAGAGAATTCCGCTTCTATTTAGAATACCTGTGCTGTCTCATGATGACCTTTCAAAATATGTTGACTACAGGCTTAAAGTTGCCGGAAGAGGGAGTAAAAGTCCACATTTTACTAAGGACTCAATCGAAGAAATCTATCATTACAGCAAAGGGATTCCAAGACTCATTAATGTGCTTTGTGACAGGGTGTTATTGGCTGGTTATGTCTCGAATGTTAGAACAATCAACGCCGCGATAGTAAGGGAGGGGATAAGGGATCTTGAAAATGAAACAGTACATACTACAGGAAGAATTAGTAAAACTATGTAA
- a CDS encoding polysaccharide biosynthesis/export family protein — translation MNIRGDKFKYIRCLIFVSIFAAGCSSGNRLIDTKNGEIETKVLSPDSIPHSYSTGKYRFGYGDAFDVNFLYNDEYSKPGIIVSPDGNINFPYVGEINVNGMTVSQLDSVLTTTYSRILKNPDISIIPQQFRPQYVYLLGEVRAPGGYQAYKARTLLEALSLGGGITKKAKRNGVIVIRRVGLEHVVAIEIDLKKIVNDNRYEYNIPIEPSDIVMIPESKIYQVSGFVASFIDIIKDPLDLYLRGWQFVQMKAVYDYYKLRAAEE, via the coding sequence GTGAATATAAGAGGCGATAAGTTTAAATATATACGCTGTTTGATATTCGTATCTATTTTTGCCGCTGGATGTTCAAGCGGGAACAGATTAATAGACACTAAAAATGGTGAAATTGAAACAAAGGTATTATCTCCTGACAGCATACCGCATTCATACTCAACTGGAAAATACAGATTTGGTTATGGGGATGCCTTTGATGTAAATTTTCTTTACAACGATGAATATTCGAAGCCGGGCATAATCGTAAGTCCGGACGGCAATATTAATTTTCCATACGTAGGAGAAATTAATGTAAATGGCATGACAGTTTCTCAATTGGATAGTGTGCTGACTACTACTTATTCACGAATACTTAAAAACCCGGATATTTCAATAATTCCACAACAATTCAGACCGCAATATGTCTATCTACTTGGAGAAGTAAGAGCACCAGGAGGGTATCAGGCATACAAGGCCAGGACTCTTCTTGAGGCCCTTTCTCTAGGTGGCGGTATAACAAAGAAAGCCAAGAGAAATGGGGTTATTGTAATACGGAGAGTCGGCCTCGAACACGTTGTGGCTATAGAGATTGATTTAAAGAAAATTGTTAACGATAATCGCTATGAATACAACATTCCTATAGAACCGTCAGATATTGTTATGATTCCGGAATCCAAAATTTATCAGGTGAGTGGATTCGTTGCTTCATTTATTGATATCATCAAAGATCCTCTGGATCTGTATTTAAGAGGATGGCAATTTGTCCAGATGAAGGCGGTATACGATTATTATAAATTAAGAGCAGCCGAGGAGTAA
- the pstB gene encoding phosphate ABC transporter ATP-binding protein PstB: MNEEGINGNKLITTDDFSVFYGSNEAVCGVTMGVRAGMVTAIIGPSGCGKSTLLRSINRMNDLIPGCRVKGKLMIDDQDINIPKVDVVTLRKNVGMVFQKPNPFPKSVFDNVAYGPKIHGIKSRGKLSDIVRNSLQQAALWDEVKDRLDHNALDLSGGQQQRLCIARAIAIKPSILLMDEPASALDPTSTGKIEDLIDDLRGDYTIVIVTHNMQQAARVSDYTAFLYEGELIEYGETGKMFTNPEKKTTEDYITGRFG; the protein is encoded by the coding sequence ATGAATGAAGAGGGAATTAACGGAAACAAGCTGATAACCACGGACGATTTCAGCGTCTTCTACGGCAGCAATGAGGCTGTGTGTGGTGTTACGATGGGGGTCAGAGCCGGAATGGTTACCGCCATTATCGGGCCGAGCGGGTGTGGGAAGAGTACCTTACTGAGATCGATAAACAGGATGAACGACCTGATACCCGGCTGCCGGGTGAAGGGTAAGCTGATGATTGACGACCAGGATATTAATATTCCGAAGGTAGACGTGGTGACCCTGAGGAAGAATGTGGGGATGGTTTTCCAGAAACCGAACCCCTTTCCCAAAAGTGTGTTCGATAACGTTGCTTACGGCCCCAAAATACACGGTATCAAATCCAGGGGTAAGCTTTCGGATATAGTGAGAAACAGTCTTCAGCAGGCGGCTTTATGGGATGAGGTGAAGGATAGGCTGGATCATAACGCCCTGGATCTTTCCGGGGGGCAGCAGCAGAGGCTCTGCATTGCCAGGGCTATTGCTATCAAGCCCAGCATACTGCTTATGGATGAACCGGCGTCCGCCCTGGACCCCACATCCACAGGTAAGATCGAAGATTTAATAGATGATCTCAGGGGCGATTATACTATAGTTATAGTTACTCATAATATGCAGCAGGCCGCGCGGGTTTCAGATTATACCGCGTTCCTGTACGAGGGAGAATTAATTGAATACGGGGAAACCGGAAAAATGTTTACCAATCCGGAGAAAAAAACAACAGAAGATTATATTACCGGAAGGTTCGGATAG
- a CDS encoding glycosyltransferase family 2 protein gives MYREKKISVVIPCYNEEEGVALVIKSLPDFIDEIVVVDNNSTDNTSGVAKALGARVVFEKRKGYGAAYKAGLPSVTGDITVTMDGDGTYPAEQIDECIDYLLDNKLDFVSASRFPLKDRTSMNISNVIGNSILTLATYILFMRGIKDSQSGMWIYRSSIYNKLGVKSDGMPLSEEIKIAAIRNSELKFDEYHVNYHPRVGEVKLNKWKDGFENLIYLLKLRMGLV, from the coding sequence ATGTATAGAGAAAAAAAGATTTCAGTTGTTATACCATGCTATAATGAAGAAGAAGGAGTCGCTTTAGTAATAAAATCCCTTCCTGATTTTATAGATGAGATTGTGGTTGTCGATAATAATTCAACCGACAATACATCCGGTGTGGCAAAAGCACTGGGAGCGAGGGTTGTTTTTGAAAAAAGAAAGGGTTATGGGGCGGCTTATAAAGCCGGGTTGCCGTCCGTAACAGGTGATATTACTGTAACTATGGATGGAGACGGCACATACCCCGCTGAACAAATCGATGAATGTATAGATTATCTACTGGACAATAAGCTGGATTTTGTGTCGGCTTCTCGTTTTCCCCTTAAAGACAGAACTTCTATGAACATTTCAAATGTGATTGGTAACAGTATATTGACATTAGCAACATATATATTGTTTATGAGAGGTATAAAGGACTCACAATCGGGTATGTGGATATATAGAAGCAGTATATATAATAAGTTAGGAGTAAAGAGTGACGGGATGCCGCTAAGTGAAGAGATTAAGATCGCGGCTATAAGAAATTCAGAATTAAAATTTGATGAATATCATGTTAATTACCACCCGCGTGTTGGCGAAGTAAAACTCAATAAATGGAAAGACGGTTTTGAAAATCTTATCTACCTTTTGAAACTTAGAATGGGTCTGGTTTAG
- a CDS encoding alkaline phosphatase family protein has product MKCPTVVVLLDALGYLVTERFGFRPDGLSHRIRMRTVPGFSQPALTSIFTGLPPDKHELWMMYSFARDKSPFKWLSMIPESVSEKRLWLNRLIHWKLRCFDNIKSYYSLYNIPRNVLRYLDLPAKGNLFVPGGVEKVNTVIDELAHRDSRIFVRDYHTPEVLAFEQLEEALVKREADFYLLYTAGLDADLHKYGTKHENIDAHLRWYSERLENLLSINNNIRLLVFGDHGMCEVSDTIDIKEKIEAVGLRIPEDYIPFYDSTLARFKVYSKKAEREITDILSDLQSGIILDDIEKKKLGIYFADNEYGDVIFLLNAGKIILPSYMSDSPVAGMHGYHPDNECMYSSLFSNVEFKVSDGSIMDIADFILPGFIPGKR; this is encoded by the coding sequence TTGAAATGTCCCACAGTTGTCGTACTTCTTGACGCTCTTGGATATTTAGTTACAGAGCGTTTCGGGTTCAGGCCCGATGGACTTTCCCACAGAATAAGAATGCGTACAGTCCCCGGATTCAGCCAACCCGCTCTAACGAGTATTTTTACCGGTCTTCCTCCTGACAAGCACGAGTTGTGGATGATGTATTCATTTGCGAGGGATAAATCACCTTTCAAATGGTTGTCAATGATACCTGAGAGCGTTTCAGAGAAAAGGCTTTGGCTTAATCGGTTGATACACTGGAAACTCAGATGTTTCGATAATATTAAATCATATTACAGCTTGTATAATATCCCTCGAAATGTATTAAGATACCTGGATTTACCGGCAAAGGGGAATCTTTTTGTGCCCGGGGGAGTTGAAAAAGTAAATACTGTAATAGATGAACTGGCACACAGGGACTCGCGTATTTTTGTCAGGGATTATCATACACCGGAAGTTTTAGCTTTCGAGCAGCTTGAAGAAGCATTGGTAAAAAGGGAAGCTGATTTCTATCTACTTTATACCGCCGGGCTTGACGCCGACCTACACAAATACGGAACCAAACATGAGAATATTGATGCTCACTTGAGATGGTACAGTGAAAGGTTGGAAAACCTGCTTTCAATAAATAACAATATCAGGTTGCTGGTGTTCGGTGATCATGGGATGTGTGAAGTTAGCGACACTATAGATATCAAAGAAAAAATAGAAGCAGTAGGTCTCAGAATTCCGGAAGATTATATACCCTTTTATGATTCAACACTGGCAAGGTTTAAAGTATATTCCAAGAAAGCTGAAAGAGAAATAACGGATATTTTATCTGATTTACAATCCGGTATTATTCTAGACGATATTGAAAAGAAAAAACTTGGAATTTACTTCGCGGATAATGAATATGGAGATGTTATATTTCTTCTAAACGCGGGAAAAATAATTTTACCAAGTTATATGAGTGATTCTCCCGTGGCCGGGATGCACGGATACCATCCTGATAATGAATGTATGTATAGTTCTTTGTTTTCAAATGTTGAATTTAAAGTCAGTGATGGATCTATTATGGATATAGCTGATTTTATCCTGCCGGGATTTATACCTGGAAAGAGATGA